The Ziziphus jujuba cultivar Dongzao chromosome 5, ASM3175591v1 genome segment cgtcgagatcagcaaccaaatcaatgaatttttttttatttgaaccttcggatccattccgagtacaccatgaactaagaaatatagtaacgcaattctaacagcatcccaatcatccacaaaaagtgtatccttgaatagtcgttccagttcaggcggtttcaagtcactcctgtcatctagcaacctcgtgcgcagctcatttcctttggaaatttgcaaatcatacatcgaagggtacctacaaaactttaacccactaatgagtgcgaattcccacttcgtaaaccgcactgcagatccgccgaagttaaactccagtacttctggattgttggactcaacttgtctgcaaagcaggtgatgcactaactgaccagagaaccggaggttcttcatgtcaagtaagtgtccaaaacatgtttgtctatacttttcgagctgctcacttgtgaggacacttgtaattactttgttcacccctattggattcccgaatgaatgtgccctacctttatttatatcggcatcctgcaacatccgttcctttggagcatcgatgggctgcaatatgaattacataaatggaactgacatcaacgatttaatcataccctatttttccaccctaacttgataataataatttccaactaaatcttaagacatatgggttcacatttttgaaCTGTCGgaaaattaccgatgaaaccatcggtaatcaacctacaatgaactaaaaaaaaagcccgatggcctatcggcaattaccgatggccatcgggtgaagtttttcttcagttttcacattcatgaataaatactgtcacatgtcttatcatttaccgcacaaaacaacctaaatgaatataaaacttaccatatcagatgggggagaggaaagtggaacgtgccctcgaagtttggtgctttccgtctcagatttggatttcttcctagtagtacgttgacgcttagagtcgggtactgctgctgtgctaccaccgcgtctcttactttccaccttcttaactcccttcttcggttgacgtcgcaagttcctctttggtgccattataaagtacaacctacaaatgtacattgacaacattaataaacttttatctacctttaacaacattgtcaactatgtatacatacatgtataaatatccgcaatcctcaatttcatacgctctcttcctaaggatggGTATGTTGATGCTGCTGCTTGTAAGGGTCCTTTTGGTCTTAGTCAACAACCGTTAAAACATATTACCTTTATCTAGACAAGAtgcttttatgctttttggatCAAATAAACGCCACCCTAGTTTTCATACATATTTGTGAcccaaaattcataatatatttcattattttgtatatgaatacaaggaaaaaaatctaataggaAATTCTTGACGGTATTACATTCCTTTatgaattactattaatttctctctctctctctctctctctttctctcattctttcccaaaaaatacccaaaaaaaataatcataaagtatttctctcattttttctctaattaatttctctctctctctctctctctttctctctttctcttatcttcaattctatatatatatctatacccaaaaaaaagcattttttataaaaattaaaaaaaaaaaaaaaacgacgtgtcgtctgaGTGTCGTCcatcccagacgacatgtcattcaatccatcttcaacccttgtccgggtcgacccgaacccgcctaaaccagcacgacccgattcttgacccgtttatttcttccacctccggccaccgatcaaggccaaaccggtcccatttttttcctctcttcatttcctactaattcccaatatcaatctatcctaaatcttcaaaaaataaacccacCTAAACCACTACCGACCCGATTGTTCACCGGcctatttcttccacctccggccactgatcaaggccaaaccggtccctttttttcctctcttcatttcctactaattccCAATATAAATCTAtcataaatcttcaaaaaatataaacacaaaaattataaataaaaacccactccacggcaacgaaagaaataaacataaagccaaatccacacaaaaacaacccacaccggtcccacggcaacaaataaagaaagagattcaaccaattaccttattccctgtgctgagatgagatcctAATGTTTGCCTTTTCCACGACAGCTTCGGTTtggttgtttgtatttgtgtgttcatGTATAAAGccgtttgtttttgtttggttttaaaaataaaaggatatgtaagtaattgttttttgtttgagggttataagggatattaaggggtagatcaaaaaagaaatgaattgagggggtaaaattcatgaagctcggtcctacaggggtattgggccaaattccccttgaAACTTCCTCAAAGATTACAAAGCCCACACAACTCATACACCTGGGCCAAGTATCCCTCGGTtggaaaatagaaaaactaGAAAGAATAAGAAATTTTAGAAACAATACTAGAAGATAAATATGGTGTCATTTGGTAACAACGATGTAATCAGAACTCACAGTTAAAGGGAAACACAGTTAGTTGGGGAGACATAGTAAACTTTACCTCTCAAAATAGGTAAACTTACCACAAtacaaaaactttaaaaataaaaaattaaaaacaaaacaaaaacaaaatatgaataaataaaatgcaactaAAATAACTGTATCTTTACTTcattctcctttttctttttctttctccgctctttctattttcttttttactttctttctttacaTGTTTGATgcgttttcttcaaaaaaataattgttttattttatatttttatggtatattttattttatatttttatggtatattaaaactatatatttttattattttatcaatttggGCTAGTCGGGCCCTATCCCCTAGCAGATAATCCACTGTTTCATAATgtgaagatttttattttagtttttagttttttttattcttaattttgaagggaaaaaagtctcattaaattaaataaaaataatccaaaaaaagAAGCAAGAAACAAAGACTAtttaaccataaaaagtcaCCATCTCCTAGTTTCTAACAGAAAAAATAGCTGCTTCACtacacaaagaaaaaataaaaaaaataaaataaaaaataaaaaatgctgaAGTAGATTCTGAAACAAAATCAGTATTTGGGTGTTTTAGTAATTCATTGATGAATGTGGTGTGTATACGGTTCAAAAAGTGCTGTATATAGAACCACCCGGAACCAACTGTCTGGGATCAAGACTTTTTTAAGCTACAGTTGGCTTTCTTTATTAGACTGGGCTAACATAATTCTCTTTTATAATccggcttttttcttttttttcttttctccattatctaaaaatatttttaggatccgtatgataaaattaataaaaatgaaattttagtttATAGATATTCGTATAAtagattttattgaaaaaaaaaatttaatgaaaaaattaataaatatttgactgtaaataaaaaattgtattaaatatttaatgaatttccatataaaccaaaaaaattgtattaaatacTCATTGAATCTTTATATAAgcttaaaaaatagtttttctaaaaaaatataaaatttggactttttcaaaacagttttaaaaaactattttttcagTCAACATGTACTTATTaacttttatcaaatatttttattttttaacaaaagaatgTTTAGCATCCAAATAGAgcttttgttcaaaaaaaaaaaaaaatactctgtCAAACAGACATTTAGAAAAGTTAGCTCAACCTGGacctcatcttcttcttcttcttcttcttcttcttcttcttcttcttcttcttcttcttcttcttcttcttcttcttcttcttcttcttcttcttcttcttcttcttcttcttcttcttcttcttcttcttcttcttcttcttcttcttcttcttcattttcttcattttattttatttttttgagataaACTCAATCTATGGACTTTGACATAGAGAcgcaaatttcatttattatgtattttaacgtataaattaatttgatcaGATACTCTTCATGTTTAAACAATCTaaagtttgattatttttatggttattgattttatactttatttattatttgttttattttttagaaaagaaaataaatcataatcaccttcaaaaaagaaattcaaagagacTTAAAAGTCAAGCAAATTACTCCATCCTTAATCATAACCGCCCAAACTTTTCCCATTGGAGGCAGTTTCACCAAAATTTCTTTCCGCTTTCTACTTTTTCAAAGAAGATAAAGATGAATACGTGGCATCTATTAAGTGTATAGAGTAATATTTTAGCTTTAGGTGGAGCAAAAAATCACCGTACGATTGCatagtataaatataatttatgaatttagaTTAATGGTAACGTATTATATTCGTAGCAATATCatctaataatatctaataaattttaataagatGAAATACgataatatatgataaatatataatatttattaaagaggagtatttttataattatatttcaatataaatataatttatgaatttaagtTAATGATATCGTATCATATCTGTATCAATGTTATTCAATAAAATTCAACAGATTTTAATGTGGTGAAATATGATAATTCACGATAAATCCATTAaacctattaaaaaaataattttataattatgctggttttataatattttggttaaatttcATTCGAACATAGTCCAACACAATATGGATACAATTTAATATGACATATTGGTAGGTCTAGATTTAATTTCATATCACAAGAAAAATGATTAATAATGTGGTATTTTCTCAAGTAACCATGTAGCGAGctcaaattaattgaaaatttaattaattaatatattttttcttcgcTCAAAGAGATTGAACTATTCCAAATGATATATTACATTAATCACcgattttatttatcaaaatttagacataaaataatatttatcatttaatttttatttaattatatttttttataaatatttatttctatattaGATTGGGAAAATTGGAACCATAATATTtattagagaaaataataattttgtcattagAGTTTTCTTATTATTGagataacattattattttattgtgtttaGTATTTTATTGTGTAATAAATAAGATCTACATATTCTCCTAAAGTTTTAGAAATAGTTTTAAGCctaaatcaattaaaatgtatttatatatataaaaaaatataaagcctCTCCAATGAAAATGTGTATTGCAATGTAtgtacataaaaattaaaaggattgGTTGTCTCAGATGGTAGAGagagattatttaaaaaataaaaataaaagatatttaacCCAAAAATCAATGTGTGATGGTTTTGATAAATATTCATCTTTCAAAAGTGCTCAAACTTCAAcaatttgatattaattttaaatattattattacataataattttttaaaacaaagtgTATATTaataataggttaattttcacaatttatacttttagcttttaattacatagttttttttttatgtaattacaTAGCTTTTAATTACCTAAATGCAAAAAGccattgaaatttatttttataataataataacgaacTGAACTAACgtgattttttgtttgttatttatttttttattttattgcgaTAAACTAACCTGAAATTAATGTCTGGAATTGCAGGTAAGAGTAGTTTAGTAGTAGCAGTAGTAGTACGGAATCTAAGCTAGCTGGGTGACAGCGAAGGccagagagagagtgagagtgagCATTTAACAAATCCCACCGTCGTCTCTGGCTCTGACCCGGTGACGCGTTGTATTAAAATGAATTGTCACGGAATTTGTCGACCAAAACCAACTTTCCGCAGATGATGATGGAGATGAAGATGCCGCAGATTCTGGACCCCACTTGGCTCTTGCTTTGCTGCATTCCCAACTTCCAACCGATTCCTTTTTCTCTCTACCACTCCTTTCGTTTTTAATTTCTGCTTTACGCTTTCTGACGATAAAGATAAAAGACTAGTGTCTCTCCCTTGGAGTTCCCACCATGGAttttatttgtggttttggattGGATCCAAGTCATTCATTTTTTCCgaattacatacatatatgtatatatatatatatatacacacacacacacacacacacatatatgtttcttttattttggtcaaCTACAAGaactttcattaattaaataaaaaaccatcaattatatatatttatatatatagatataggaCATCGATTTGACATGGGCATACAAATCtactataataaaataataaatataagatGTCTACCATTAAATAGGTATAGTTACATAAAACAGATATGTAAATttactataataaaattatatgtatatatatttgaaacaaGAAAGTTTATCACATGTGGACTTTTTTCTTTGTCAGACTCTTCTACATACACTAGATCGAGAAGAAGATCATAGAATCTCTAATAATCGAATAAGTTCTTtcaaatttgtcatcattatcTGATACGAAAGATTCATAATTCAAAGCACTTGTCACCTTTTGAAGCTATCTCAACAGCAAAATCTCATGCGGTGAAAGAAGATAACCTaaacgaaaaataaataaataaatgaaaaactcacatttttgttttttacgtACTTTGAgaatagatattttaaaataactataCAATAACTTTTGCCTTAcatgaacaaaacaaaaaacaaatagttttattaaatatcaaaattacatAATTCATAGAAGGAGCattgaatattaattttgaattatctcgtggttttgaaaaatatattattctgGAATGAAAATGGGATCCTCACTTTTATACATGCATCCCTTTTAGCACACAACaccttatgtattatttattaaattatataaaattatatactttttagattttttggttaaaaataattggtagttgattttttttttttttgacattaaCTTTTATGGAGATAACTTAAGAggtgtatttaatttagagtttgatggatttaaaatgagttataaaatttaaaggatttgttggattgttatggaattctataaactttataaaaaatttataagaatccaacaaaatttttaaGGTAAAGGTTATATTTCGTATTAACAATTTTCtttcacaatttttatttttaaaattctttcaaatccattaaaatttattatttttttaaaattttttaaaatcaataactttttaatacatatagattttaaaaagaattttacaaaattttaattgaatacattgaaattttaatagatttttataaaatccattaaaatctaaattaaatatcattaaactTGTATAAActcctataaaattaaaatcgaTTAATTCTAAACTtctaaacacttttaaaatctttaaaattgtaaattgaatATACTGATAATGTTCATATTCTTTCATATATAAGATCTAGGttcaaataatcataataacttgaaaaaaaaaaaccaattatatactatatatgtataacataATATGTTCCCGTTGGTAtgtaataaaatgttttaattttattttatacatgtACCTTTGAACGTTAACCATATAACtttcaaaacaattttttcaGTTGAGTAACAgactttgtttcttttattttcatttgtttcttgtattttggtttattgttattattattattattatatatatatttgggttcGGGGAGGGCAGAAGGAACTGCATTGCaccccttttttattattattattattattttatcatatataatagACTTTGTTTCAATTACAAATTATAAGTGggactatctatatatatatatatagtatatgtaTAAGAAATTGCTTAGAGGTGCCCAATTCCAGTTTCTC includes the following:
- the LOC132803894 gene encoding uncharacterized protein LOC132803894 yields the protein MAPKRNLRRQPKKGVKKVESKRRGGSTAAVPDSKRQRTTRKKSKSETESTKLRGHVPLSSPPSDMPIDAPKERMLQDADINKGRAHSFGNPIGVNKVITSVLTSEQLEKYRQTCFGHLLDMKNLRFSGQLVHHLLCRQVESNNPEVLEFNFGGSAVRFTKWEFALISGLKFCRYPSMYDLQISKGNELRTRLLDDRSDLKPPELERLFKDTLFVDDWDAVRIALLYFLVHGVLGMDPKVQIKKNSLIWLLISTYLIPTLGAF